Proteins encoded in a region of the Populus nigra chromosome 3, ddPopNigr1.1, whole genome shotgun sequence genome:
- the LOC133688123 gene encoding uncharacterized protein LOC133688123 isoform X2, whose protein sequence is MKSDLQRSLLSTSLSCIFVKAFLSFKNQINLSFLAPMRIRNRKVPLPLSSLSPIPLSDPQLSRSPVVQLQLHNIPHQNLFQEPQKDEYFDLQLPSNQLNQPIGGGSKGHDDCSQDAGPQEENKVLLQEGDGIKGGEVGEKSNDARKGSFLSEGVHVTVLQQSCSSHQVGRWGEGDSAFPLKKRRGSFERRSNEETIMDTSKKMKTKMEKKCLQQNGDSEEDDKETKVGASSKVKTKARGGALLEGSRCSRVNGRGWRCCQQTLVGYSLCEHHLGKGRLRSMNSVRSRSIATTLPKKDEYAALSSPSLLLSLKKEESKGDSLDDKVSVTAYNEDDKEKPLMISRRKMKFGMVKARSISSLLGQANNAIGVAEDNE, encoded by the exons ATGAAATCTGACCTTCAAAGATCACTACTTTCTACTTCTTTGAGCTGTATTTTTGTTAAGGCCTTTCTCTCtttcaagaatcaaattaatctttcttttcttgcacCGATGAGGATTAGAAACAGAAAGGTTCCTTTGCCTCTTTCCTCTCTATCACCGATACCTCTCTCAGATCCCCAGCTTAGCCGGTCTCCGGTGGTGCAACTTCAATTACACAACATCCCACATCAAAATCTCTTTCAAGAACCTCAAAAGGATGAATACTTCGATCTTCAGCTGCCTTCTAATCAGCTAAATCAACCGATCGGAGGTGGAAGCAAAGGTCATGATGATTGCTCCCAGGATGCTGGACCACAAGAAGAGAACAAG GTTTTGTTGCAAGAGGGTGATGGGATTAAGGGAGGAGAAGTAGGAGAGAAGAGTAATGATGCCAG gaagggAAGTTTCTTGAGCGAAGGAGTGCACGTCACAGTTCTTCAACAATCTTGTTCTTCCCATCAAG TTGGGAGATGGGGTGAGGGAGACAGCGCATTTCCattaaagaagagaagagggagcTTTGAAAGGAGATCGAATGAGGAAACGATAATGGATACaagtaagaaaatgaaaaccaaaatggaaaagaaatgtTTGCAACAGAATGGTGATAGTGAAGAAGATGACAAGGAAACAAAAGTAGGTGCTAGCTCCAAAGTAAAAACGAAGGCTAGGGGTGGTGCACTATTGGAGGGATCACGGTGCAGTCGTGTTAATGGAAGAGGATGGAGATGTTGCCAGCAAACCCTTGTGGGATACTCTCTTTGCGAACATCATTTGGGTAAAGGAAGGCTAAGAAGTATGAATAGTGTTCGAAGCCGATCTATTGCTACAACTTTACCAAAGAAGGACGAGTATGCGGCATTATCGAGCCCTTCATTATTATTGTCgctgaagaaagaagagagtaAGGGGGATTCTTTAGATGATAAAGTTAGTGTTACTGCATATAATGAAGATGATAAGGAGAAGCCATTAATGATCTCAaggaggaagatgaagtttGGTATGGTAAAAGCTCGATCAATAAGCAGCTTGTTGGGCCAAGCAAACAATGCAATTGGAGTGGCTGAGGATAACGAGTAG
- the LOC133688123 gene encoding uncharacterized protein LOC133688123 isoform X1, giving the protein MKSDLQRSLLSTSLSCIFVKAFLSFKNQINLSFLAPMRIRNRKVPLPLSSLSPIPLSDPQLSRSPVVQLQLHNIPHQNLFQEPQKDEYFDLQLPSNQLNQPIGGGSKGHDDCSQDAGPQEENKVLLQEGDGIKGGEVGEKSNDARKGSFLSEGVHVTVLQQSCSSHQGVGRWGEGDSAFPLKKRRGSFERRSNEETIMDTSKKMKTKMEKKCLQQNGDSEEDDKETKVGASSKVKTKARGGALLEGSRCSRVNGRGWRCCQQTLVGYSLCEHHLGKGRLRSMNSVRSRSIATTLPKKDEYAALSSPSLLLSLKKEESKGDSLDDKVSVTAYNEDDKEKPLMISRRKMKFGMVKARSISSLLGQANNAIGVAEDNE; this is encoded by the exons ATGAAATCTGACCTTCAAAGATCACTACTTTCTACTTCTTTGAGCTGTATTTTTGTTAAGGCCTTTCTCTCtttcaagaatcaaattaatctttcttttcttgcacCGATGAGGATTAGAAACAGAAAGGTTCCTTTGCCTCTTTCCTCTCTATCACCGATACCTCTCTCAGATCCCCAGCTTAGCCGGTCTCCGGTGGTGCAACTTCAATTACACAACATCCCACATCAAAATCTCTTTCAAGAACCTCAAAAGGATGAATACTTCGATCTTCAGCTGCCTTCTAATCAGCTAAATCAACCGATCGGAGGTGGAAGCAAAGGTCATGATGATTGCTCCCAGGATGCTGGACCACAAGAAGAGAACAAG GTTTTGTTGCAAGAGGGTGATGGGATTAAGGGAGGAGAAGTAGGAGAGAAGAGTAATGATGCCAG gaagggAAGTTTCTTGAGCGAAGGAGTGCACGTCACAGTTCTTCAACAATCTTGTTCTTCCCATCAAG GAGTTGGGAGATGGGGTGAGGGAGACAGCGCATTTCCattaaagaagagaagagggagcTTTGAAAGGAGATCGAATGAGGAAACGATAATGGATACaagtaagaaaatgaaaaccaaaatggaaaagaaatgtTTGCAACAGAATGGTGATAGTGAAGAAGATGACAAGGAAACAAAAGTAGGTGCTAGCTCCAAAGTAAAAACGAAGGCTAGGGGTGGTGCACTATTGGAGGGATCACGGTGCAGTCGTGTTAATGGAAGAGGATGGAGATGTTGCCAGCAAACCCTTGTGGGATACTCTCTTTGCGAACATCATTTGGGTAAAGGAAGGCTAAGAAGTATGAATAGTGTTCGAAGCCGATCTATTGCTACAACTTTACCAAAGAAGGACGAGTATGCGGCATTATCGAGCCCTTCATTATTATTGTCgctgaagaaagaagagagtaAGGGGGATTCTTTAGATGATAAAGTTAGTGTTACTGCATATAATGAAGATGATAAGGAGAAGCCATTAATGATCTCAaggaggaagatgaagtttGGTATGGTAAAAGCTCGATCAATAAGCAGCTTGTTGGGCCAAGCAAACAATGCAATTGGAGTGGCTGAGGATAACGAGTAG